The following is a genomic window from Rutidosis leptorrhynchoides isolate AG116_Rl617_1_P2 chromosome 8, CSIRO_AGI_Rlap_v1, whole genome shotgun sequence.
tcgcgaggataataaaaaggcaaagagctccaaaatataagagaaaatataaagcccaacaacaacaccgaaattacaaaccgtggatatcagtacgtatagcaatataaagacacgggaggattataaatacaataatccctaaagcatagtagaaataaacggattcctcaggtggaagttggaaaaggagaatgattgttgcgataatcaggataaggacaaggatcaaaactggattaagcatatcacgaccttttgaatttgggaattgagtattgaagtgatgaagattaatggaacggaaaaggtagaatttatagtgaaaatatcagacagaggaatcgaggcagatcaccgcatttaattatagagaccttaatttccttattcgctgaagaatcaaatcttttagatttcgaagattttctttgaatcccttgaattccggaattcaaccaagacaacgtcaaaagttaagatgcaacttattttcctaaattcaaccctgactctgtcaaaagttaagatgaatctttacttttctatttcacgctttggtgatagcttcattcatactcttcgaataatcaaattatttctatcaatattactcaatgatgataaaactcaatttatcaactcatattcatcatgaaaatatttttattgttagccatgaccacctcactcaaatttcgggacgaaaattctttaacgggtaggtactgtgatgacccgggaatttccgaccaaatttaaacttgaatcttacttgatttcgatacgataagcaaagtctgtaatgttgagtctcaaaaattttggaactatattcatttaacaattacccttttgactgtgctcgacgattcacgaacaattgtatccaaataaatatgtatgtatatatatatatatatatatatatatatatatatatatatatatatatatatatatatatatatatatatgtatatatataagtatatattataattgggaataataaaatataattgaaacattagaattaaatatgtaaaataatatacaaggtaATAAAGTTGTATTAacacctatattattattactactttcattataattaatattaacatcaataccagtattattaatattattttaaatatatgatCTATATATATGAATTTAATGTATATAAgtggttatagtattattattattactaatatcattattattattaataatattaacgttattataattagtattattattattattaataatattactactatagatattatgattattatcattaataataatattattattattattactattatattattattattattattattattattattattattattatttaatattaaaaaaatattattattactagtacaattatatttattattaatactaaatatataaataaaaattatactGATAGAGTCCAAATTCAGTTGCCAATCATTTTCAACCTTTATTCTTTTATCTCTGATTTGAATATAAACGATCTCAATCACCTACCTTATATTCTTTTTGATTTCTATTTCTTTCAAACAAACACTATGAGACAAACTCTACTACTTTTTGTTAGACATTTCGATCACATCTACTACCCATTGCCTATCCACTAAATCAACAATTATTAAAATGATTGCTTTATATTATGAATTGCATACATATATAGGTAGTGGATGTATCAACAAACTCTTCACCCCCTTAGTAAACCATTTATGTTCCTGCAATCCCCATGTTCACCACCTCCTGCACCATCTGCTTCGATCAGTTTCTATCATAATCAAACCATCACCAATTTTCTTGTTAGGCACACACAAACTACCATGATTAATTATCAACAaaccacacacatatacacgattaCATACATATATCACAAATTGAACATGATACTTACATATTTGTTCAATAAAACCGGTACCAAAATCCTGCAACTTCACCTTATTACTACTAATAACTGCTACTGCTTAAATCATCTGTTTCTATCTTTTTGGTTTGATTCAAAGACAAACAACAAAAACTGCAACTACATtctatgctgctgctgctactaTGTTGAATACTTCTGTCTGGTTTATTTACTAGCTGAAACCACCATTTGAATCAAAACCCTTCAACCTGCAAACACCCTGCTAAAGGTATGCTGCAACTAGAAAATTTATATAGCCAAATGCTTAAATTATTAATAAGTTGTACCTAGATATTTATAGCTGTACATCAACACAGAAAATACTAGAAATCAACAACTAACTAATAAGTATGTTACATGTCTGGTAGATAAAAAATAACGATTCAAACGAAGCTAATAAATAGAATACTAATACCCGTCAAGCTGCTTGCTGCCATCTCTTTGCTACAACCGACAACCATCACTATACCTCTTTCTCTCCACTTTCTTTCTTATTCATGAACCATCAAACCCCTGCAACTACCTCTATTATGCTTCTATTTTCAACCGAATACACCACCATTGAGACCCATTCCTGCTTCTTTCTACCTTTCGAATAAACTGCTGCTGcaatgatttttttttcttttctgttctaTAAATCGGAGATCCATCTTCACTAAATCAAAAACCACCAAGAACACCATTCATTACCACTAGGGTTTGACCcaattaaaaagtacaaaatatatatttagagAGATGAAGAcattaaaaaaaaatatcaaagaACTGTTTACTTACTCAGTCAATTGGTGAATCGACTATTTGATCGATTAATGGAGAAGAATGAGGAAGATCGATGATGAAGACTGAACGCGGTTGATGACGAGTCGATTGACCTGCTGATTCATCGATAATTACCCCTTTGATTAatctgttgatgatgatgatgataatgattcttGATTGCTTAAtcggaagatatatatatatatatatatatatatatatatatatatatatatatatatatatatatatattttttctctgcaccgtatttttttttttttggatactTTGATCTGGTTTTCCTTTTTGGAGCCGCCATTAACGgatgattacatatatatatatatatatatatatatatataggtataattAGTATTAGaattttattatagttattattatttttattattaattattgttattattatcatattaattatttataacattaatattataattattattatcattaataatattaacattaacattagtattagtatcaaattataattagtattattattattattattattattatcatttttttttaaaacatgaaaactatcatttttattattattaaaattatcattatttgtttatcattattatttatattatcattattattattatttttaacattaatatatatttttttaacattattattattatcttatcaaaattattattattattattattattattattattattattattattattattattattattattattattattattattattgtttttattattattattattattattattattattattattattattattattattattatcatcatcattattaatactacaaataaactgactaatgttattatcaaaattattattatatatcattactaaagttaattattagtattactatcattattttagtattatcataattataattttaacaaataaaagatatttatataaaaatatggtTATTACGTATAttataagtatatctaatttactactgtaatataaaaataacatatatagatatatataacatctgaagtaataaatacattactatttcaAATAAGTaatgtattatataattaatatatataaaatgagttgattaccattatatgttttaatatatacacaaatgttataggttcgtgaatccgaggccaaccctacacatattcaatattgttatatgtatttttactacaaaatacattaggtgagtttcatttccctttttaccctttatatttttgggctgagaatacatgcgctgcttttataactgttttacgaaatagacacaagtaatcaaaattacgttctatggttgaatgatcgaaactgaatatgcccctttatagtctggtaatctaagaattagggaacagaaaccctaattgacgcgaactctaaagatagatctatcgggcccaacaagccccatccaaagtaccagatgctttagtacttcgaaatttatatcatgtccgaaggaggatcccggaatgattgggatattcttatatacatattgtgaatgtcggttaccaggtgttcaatccatatgaatgatatttttgtctctatgcatgggacgtatgtttatgagaaatgaaaatatgaaatcttgtggtctattaaaattatgaaatgattatttatgtttaactaataaactcaccaaccttttggtttacactttaaagcatgtttattctcaggtatgaaagaaatcttccgctgtgcatttgctcatcttagagatattacttggagtcattcatgacatatttcaaaagacgttgcattcgagtcgatgagttcatcaagtttattattaagtcaattatagttagatatattatgaaatggtatgcatgccgtcaacttccgatgtaatgaaagattgtcttttcaaaaacgaatgcaatgtttgtaaaaatgtatcatatagaggtcaagtacctcgcgatgtaatcaactgttgtgaatcgtttataatcgatatggacttcgttcggatggattaggacgggtctctacagcttccttcaacattatgatttgtgagattgtatggtggttgaaatttataattttgtggattattatttttttgtccactaccacgaccaccgtaaccattacgaccacgaccaccaccacgaccattaccataagggagATTTCGAACATagctatgatttttattattgttatggtaatttccatgatgatggttttgggaatgctagcgcacccgtaggacgagattcttgattcttcatcagtaattctttattcacttctgcaactaagagataagtttgaagtttggaaaaagttttgtaattctgcaatcttgaattttcttgtatagtaatgtttgcagaatgcattgtggagaaagtttttcccatcatatcagcatcacttatttcttgaccacagaattgaagctttgaacggatcttgaacatggccgagctgtattcacttacctttttaaagtcttggaaccttagatttctccattcttccctcgcagctgggagtaatatttccttttgattatcgaatctactcttgatactttcccataaaacatgtggatctttgatagtgagatacatatgttttaaggtgatatcaatatgtttgctaataaaagcaattgattttaatttatcttgatcagaacaagtattgttttcttttaaagtttctagaatacccaatgatccaagatttatttctacatccatgacccatgatgtgtagtttgttcccgatacgtctagggtatcaaactcaagctttgataagtttgacattttctattttcagaaagatgaacaacataaattataatcataatcaatttctaatcatagataaataataaaatgaaattagaattattttaaattcataagtagcaaacaacagaataatggcatgaatacaaatgataaaaccacaagagcagaatagaatataggttcacccggtggtatattaataacaatgatgatagttagtatgaccaatacaataggaaaaatcatccttgtgtgaatgaTCTTTACAAAAGAAAAATTGatggtggtaatctgagaaaatgaagattgatttgtgaaaatgtgaaaacggtgatgtttattttatatttgaaaaatatagtcgttgtaacgtcgtcagttgacgttaacaaccgttatgtatatatgactgttgtaacgtcgttagttgacgtttaacgactgttatgtactcgttgtattaataataatttttaataaaagaattttattagtacaaatacgattactataaatatatttagtataaatacgtttagtataaatatgaagattaagagaataaacatattatgcataaataataaattttaagaataaacattagtatgcatgaaataaataatgattaattacataagtaatcataaatgttagataacataaatataaatgttattgaagttaataagagttagattacagaaatataattcagtcggtataaccgaccatatataacttaaataacataaatataaatgttagtgaagttaataaaagttatattacataaatataattcaggcggtataaccgaccatatataacttaaataacataaatataaatgttagtgaagttaataaaagttagattacatacatataattcagacggtataaccgaccatatataacttaaataacataaatataaatgttagtgaagttaataaaagttagattatttcttaccttgattagtgttGTGTGCTTGCTTAGTAGgttatttcttaccttgattagtgacgtgtgcttgcttagataaaccttgattatacggagcacttcgtgctgataacgtgttataattcagtatgcTTATAACTACTTTTAGTTGTCTGATTTTTGGCTATAGAATACTAATTAAAGAAAAGAGTGAATATGAAATATGTATATTATATCAAGAAGTATATGTGAAAATTATATTATGAATCTTATCTCTGcaccacacacacatatatatactacaTAATTTTCACTGTacaatatttgaatattaatatatatagcaTCCATATTTGACTATATTTGTTCAACAAAATTGTCTATACATTGCATATAATTTTCGTAACAGAAATAAAGTTTTTAAAATTTTGACAAAAAACATTCTCACATGTATGAATGTACGAAAATACCCTCAGCTTGTCGTATTGCGTGACTAATGGTAGCTTACTAGCGGACGTTGGTCTCAGGGACCAACATGTAACCCGTGCAAATTATGAGGAccaagtaaaaaaaaatatttagggGCCATTTTGCAATCTGATACATACCACATGGGCCAACAGCATAATTATGTCATAAAATAACCCATCCATATCTTTTCAAAGAGACTTGCAGTTTTTTTTAACGGCAACACACATTTTTTTTCACGACGGAAGATTGAACTTACAATCTCAAAGTTCATAAGTTTCCTTGATACCGCTATACCATAAGCCTTTTGGTAGAGTCACTTCAATTGCAGATGGATAAACTTACAAATTTTATTATAACACCGCCACAAACATGCAACTAAAACTTGAAATATACATAAGAAAAACAAATTAAGTTACAGAAATGTGTATTTTGTAATTACGTTGACAATTAAAATGACCCAACTTCTCCTGATTTCTAAGATGATGATCTCTAATCATCTCAATTAACGTGTTTGTGATGACCAACCACTTTTCTAAAAAAGATCGATGCGCCTATTGTTGCATTCGTGTTTAAAACGAAGGTACAACTCCGTATCCACGTTCTACCATATGGTTTGTAGGGAACATTTGGTCTACATCGACATCAGCATTCGTTCGTTTAGCAAAACGCCCTTTGATCCTTGGTCTAGTTTCCGCATAAGCTTTTCTTGATGCATAACGAATAGTTTTCTCGAATTTtctgttcttcttcttctctcTGTATCTTAGGACTCGGGCCTCTCGGTCCATTGGAGAGAGTTGGGTTGCTACTTGAACAGCGGGGTTTGAGAAGATGTCGAGAGTCCCTTTGATGGGATTTGACAATGAAGGTTCGGTTCTTGTTGAATCCGGTACAACTCCAACTTCCATTGAAGACATGGAAACCTAGAAAATCATAATGAGCAAAGTTAGTTAACGTTTCTAGTATGCAATGCAACACTTAAAGTGTACAATCTTAAATTAAAGTATATGTGTATATATCTAGGaaatatcatatacgatatatccAATCCCATTGACCAAAACAAGTGCAACTCACATTTTGTAGCAAGATAAATGTACATATTTAGTCCTTAGAGTTTCTGAAATATGGTCAGTTGATCTCTCATAAGAACGTTTTATACTTAATTTATGAGTGTTCTATGGTTCGATTTTCGATTTCTTCATTCTGTTTGATTTTTCGATTTCGAAATTTTAGAGAAAAAAAACCTGAAAACTGAAATCGAGTTTAGATTTATGACACAAACCGAACTAAAACTGAATTAAATTTGGTTCGGTTTCAGTTGAAACTCGCATTTTTAACCAAAGTAACTATAaaaaattgattttaaaagtttttgCTTTTGGAATCGGTTTGTGGCCTATAttagtaatttaatatattattagttGAATTATATTTTGAATTTGGTTTCCGGTTTAACAAAATTTAGAAAggtaaaaccgaaccgaaaacgtaATTCAGATTTGTAAACCTAATAAAAAACTAGCTTTAAATTTCattgatttattttttttttttaatttttcattcGTTTTGATTTTTCAAGATTGGAAATCAAATATTTAACACCCCTTACAAGGATTTCAATCTTAGGCCCGGTTTGACTGGCGGAATTCAATGGGATTCCGGTGGGATTGGAATTGAATTTATCCACTAcgcgtgtctaaattcaattcaAATTCCGCTAGAATTTCATTGAATTTCGTGAGCCAAACGAGACCTTAAAGTTCATTTGTTACACAAGATCTGAGATCTAAGTGTTTTAATCAAACACTTATCTGACAACATATGATGAGTTTGATAATATAGTAATAGCAATATTGTGATTAACATAAGATAACTTACACTGTGAGCAAGTGAGGGATAACCATAACCACCATTTGAGGACACCTCGTTGTATTCCATCCCCAACTGAAACTTCTGATGCTGAAAATCATGATTTTGATGAatcaatggatgatgattcttttgaACTGGCACCACACTATCagcatgatgatgatgaagattattatgatgatgatcacCAATTCCAAGCATCTTTTCAGACaacttattgttgttgttattataacATTGTTGTTGATCATCACCACCAAATTCCATAAACTCCAAATACTCATCATCATCACCTCCCTCACCATTAAACAAAAACCCATTCTCTAATTTACCACTTTCATATTGTGTAGTCTTTGCAGCTGGCCCATCAAACAGTAACCATGAAGCTGCTTCactttcatcttcatcatcaatacaCTCATCACCTTAATTATTGTCATAAAAACAAGCTTCAGTTTTACTAAATTTCAATATTTAATCATTAACGATCTTTCTAACTGACGGCCCTTAGGGCCGTCGTTAATGCATATAAATTCATTGTACATTCATATCGGTTACTACTATATGATAATTATAAAGTAGCGACTATTGatgtgtaaaaaaaaaaagaattaatgAATTTATGTACTAAGAGATGTagtttaaaaatacataaaatattaagcaaaatatattataattagtaaattataaattattaaaaaaatGATTGACTTGATTATACCTAGCTCCGTTCCTGACAAAATTCCACTGTGGGATTCAACTAGTCCCATCACAGATGACCTCGGGTTATTAGCCCGAGCTCCATAAAGTGTGCTGGGGATCGGCATCACCGGAACACGATGATGCCGTCTCGCAAGCGGGTTGACTGAATGAATCTCTGCATCACACGTAGTGCAAAGGGACGCTGCGTCCGCTTTGCAAGTAAAAGCCGCGGGAGCTTGCTCACACGCTTCACACACCCAAACACGTTCGTGTTGCGAAGATTGAAGTTTGTTAGCTGCGTGGATTCGAGCGTCACAAGCAGTACATAGGTACGCGGCGTCGGGTCGACAATAGATGGTGCAAGGGGCGGAACGGCAGGTGTCGCAGACCCGAGCCCAAGCGGTATTGGTTTTTAAGCATAAGGTACTGCTGTGATCCAACATTTTTGTGTTGAGTTTGGGTTTGATTTGTGTGGTTCTTGTGGTGTTTGAGTTTAGTTTTGTGGACAATGAAGAAGCAAAGTTACAAGTGGGTTGCTAAGGAGAATCTAGTGAGTGACACGTGGATAATAACGAGTGGGTGAGAAATTTTCGGAGGCTTGGTCATAACGGTATGGGTCCCACCGTGGGGCCAATGAGACTTATCAAAGGTAAACATCCAGCTATATATGGTCGACATTGTGTTAAAACTATCAATTAGTTTACAAATATTACCGCGTAAATGTGTTATATTCTATAAAGTTAGCATTTTATACAACATTTTAAATGCATATTAAACCAACTATACTACATTAATTTTGAGCTAGTCATATCGCTTTGATTAAGTAAGTTCATCGAAAATAAACAAATAATCGATATTCTATACAAATAATTGTTTATATATTTTCCAAtacaaaacacattttataaacacGTGTATCTCATTGGACGGTTAGCTATTGCATGTGAGGGTGCATTTAACCTACAACCGTGTATTCTAAATTGAAGATTGTCGTATTAGCCATTTTTAGCAGTGCACTTTATATGTTTCATGTTTGTAATCAAACATAGGTATTTTTGACAAAACCAATTATACTTCAACCCGTCAAAGAGTACTCTTATGGCTTGAGTGTGGCTTCACGAAAATGATTTCGTTCgttaagttaattttttttttttcaaaatagagATGATTCGTGCATTGCGACGGAAAATTGTATGCAGCAACACATGATCCTGCTATATACGTTACACATTCTTTCAGTAAATTATAATTTCGATACACATAAATTGCTAccattaataaaataaaaagtaaaataattcaatataaatataataaaaaagtTTTTAGAAACGAATGAGCcatgacaacaacaacaacaaaacccaataccacataagtggtgtatgggagatgtgagatgtagacaatacTTCCTCTATCTGAAAATAAACATaagtcatttctctacccagagtaaaacactctcaaaagtaaagAAAGCCGTcattctctttattcgacggataaagagattgcttccgagtggacttcCGTCCAATAAGTAGGAAACTTTTAagaaaaaaaatagtaaaataaaaataaaatcgaGACGCGatgaaaatgatagaatcaaatttgcatgggttttaaatcctgcatggaATTCATTTTAAGCTCTATAtggcagtcaagacgccaataaatcgacgcttgttgttaaCTCAAAAGTAGAGCCGAAAAAAGAATGAGCCATGAGTCCATGATTAAATGCCAAAATAATAAACGTCAGTGTTAATTACATAAAACGATCATAAATTGTTCTTCCAATAATACAGGAGTAATGTTCAAATGATGCGTAATTCTAAACAAAATgtaaatttttatctttttatattcAGAATTTGttttatttatactttatactttatacattttataatatgatatataagtatatatttttgtaaaatttaGTTTAACTAAGTAGTAAATTTATAAGGGCAAAATGCTCACAAATGTaacataaaatatattttttttctcaaTGAAGGGTAATTAGTTTTTTCGTTGCGCATAAAGAAATTTGATTTCAATTTAGTGAATAAAAAGAT
Proteins encoded in this region:
- the LOC139865022 gene encoding zinc finger protein CONSTANS-LIKE 2-like produces the protein MLDHSSTLCLKTNTAWARVCDTCRSAPCTIYCRPDAAYLCTACDARIHAANKLQSSQHERVWVCEACEQAPAAFTCKADAASLCTTCDAEIHSVNPLARRHHRVPVMPIPSTLYGARANNPRSSVMGLVESHSGILSGTELGDECIDDEDESEAASWLLFDGPAAKTTQYESGKLENGFLFNGEGGDDDEYLEFMEFGGDDQQQCYNNNNNKLSEKMLGIGDHHHNNLHHHHADSVVPVQKNHHPLIHQNHDFQHQKFQLGMEYNEVSSNGGYGYPSLAHSVSMSSMEVGVVPDSTRTEPSLSNPIKGTLDIFSNPAVQVATQLSPMDREARVLRYREKKKNRKFEKTIRYASRKAYAETRPRIKGRFAKRTNADVDVDQMFPTNHMVERGYGVVPSF